GCCATGTGCGCCTGGAAACCCGCAGCCAAAATACGCTTGGTATCGTCAGCAGTAGCATAAGCTGTGAGAGCTAAGGCTGGTACATCCCCTCCTTGAGCCAACTTCAAATTCCTGACTTTGCGGATCAAGCTGTAGCCATCTTCTCCTGGCATAGCAATGTCGCTCACCAAAACATCTGGTTTAAAACTTGGCATTAACTTGATAGCCTCACCAGCTGACTCGACAGCCATGACCTCAGCACCAAAAGACCTCAAATAAATGCCT
Above is a genomic segment from Bdellovibrionales bacterium containing:
- a CDS encoding response regulator yields the protein MEYYYLKELAFLQKPKLDGLRILLADDDQSALEAIGIYLRSFGAEVMAVESAGEAIKLMPSFKPDVLVSDIAMPGEDGYSLIRKVRNLKLAQGGDVPALALTAYATADDTKRILAAGFQAHMAKPVEANSLGRVILDISGQKINKD